The proteins below are encoded in one region of Eubacteriales bacterium:
- a CDS encoding lactate racemase domain-containing protein, producing the protein MKLSFEYGHGMMDANVPDNTDIFIPGETVADPPHIPEDKIVEETRKSVHNPIGMEPLSKTAKKGDKVVFIIPDIVKGGVQPTSHRKVAIKVILEELYAAGVEKKDILLLISNGLHPRATVPELRAILGPELFNEFYTTNQITSHDSEDYEHLIDLGYTDRGDRVIMNKYVYDADIAILIGHAQGNPYGGYSGGYKHSTTGITHWRSIATHHVPDVMHIPGFTPVSKHSLMRKKFDEISMHMEKCMGKKFFCCDAVLDTYSRQLGIYSGYAKEMQPISWKLADKRTYVPWAKKKYNVLLFGMPQAFHYGNGMGTNPIQMMQALSAQVIRHKRIMADNCVIICSSHCNGYFHDERWPYLREVYELFQKDYMNILPDMNRYGEYFGTNQEYIRKYRFTNAFHPFHGFSMMSCGHIAEMNTAAIYIVGAEEPGIARGMGLKTRATFEEALEDCKKIVGPTPNILALPKTFKIGAVHLMMENDSLEDV; encoded by the coding sequence ATGAAACTATCATTTGAATACGGTCATGGCATGATGGATGCTAATGTTCCAGATAATACTGATATATTTATTCCTGGCGAAACAGTTGCCGATCCTCCGCATATACCAGAAGATAAAATTGTTGAGGAAACACGTAAATCAGTTCACAATCCTATAGGAATGGAGCCACTTTCAAAAACAGCTAAAAAAGGAGATAAAGTAGTATTTATTATTCCTGATATAGTTAAAGGCGGTGTACAGCCTACTTCACATCGTAAAGTTGCAATAAAAGTTATATTAGAAGAACTTTACGCTGCAGGAGTTGAAAAGAAAGACATTTTACTTTTAATATCAAACGGGTTACATCCAAGAGCCACAGTACCTGAATTAAGAGCAATCTTAGGGCCAGAATTATTCAACGAATTCTATACAACCAATCAAATTACAAGCCACGACAGCGAAGACTATGAACATCTTATTGACCTTGGTTATACAGACCGCGGCGACCGCGTAATTATGAACAAATACGTTTATGATGCAGATATCGCTATATTAATCGGACATGCACAGGGAAACCCATACGGTGGTTATTCCGGCGGTTATAAACATAGCACAACCGGTATAACACACTGGAGAAGCATTGCTACGCATCATGTTCCTGACGTTATGCATATTCCTGGTTTTACACCTGTTTCAAAGCATTCGCTTATGCGTAAAAAATTCGATGAAATCAGCATGCATATGGAAAAATGCATGGGCAAAAAATTCTTCTGCTGTGATGCAGTTTTAGATACTTATTCAAGGCAGTTAGGAATTTACAGCGGCTATGCAAAAGAAATGCAGCCTATTTCCTGGAAATTAGCCGATAAGAGAACATACGTTCCCTGGGCAAAGAAAAAATATAATGTTTTACTATTCGGTATGCCACAGGCTTTCCACTATGGCAACGGCATGGGCACAAACCCAATCCAGATGATGCAGGCTTTATCCGCACAGGTTATCCGTCATAAGAGAATTATGGCTGACAACTGCGTAATTATTTGTTCATCTCATTGCAACGGTTATTTCCATGATGAACGTTGGCCATATCTTCGTGAAGTATACGAGCTGTTCCAGAAGGATTATATGAATATATTACCTGATATGAACAGATACGGCGAATATTTCGGAACAAATCAAGAATACATACGTAAATATCGTTTCACAAATGCATTCCATCCGTTCCATGGTTTCTCCATGATGAGCTGCGGACACATTGCTGAAATGAATACAGCCGCAATTTATATCGTTGGAGCCGAGGAACCAGGTATTGCCCGCGGAATGGGGCTTAAGACACGCGCTACTTTTGAAGAGGCATTGGAAGATTGCAAGAAGATCGTTGGACCAACTCCGAATATCTTAGCTTTACCTAAGACATTCAAGATCGGTGCTGTTCACCTCATGATGGAAAACGACAGCTTAGAAGATGTCTAA
- a CDS encoding triose-phosphate isomerase, translating into MKKIFVNLKRFEVSKEKGGICPMDNPIEWTKWVVDESIKLNLGNIDNVFVCYLLPEATLYTGLSTLNGYPESKRTRLNLGCQSVYRADIKAGGNFGAFTSNRPALAMKEIGCNWTMIAHSEERRDKLQMIAAYDPATETDAAAAKKSADAVDALLNAQVKCAIDRGMDVLFCIGETAEQKGEGGYDQYAPRVKAVLRSQIENAFKGIDKEKVKDIVLGYEPIWAIGPGKTPPDSDYIAFVSKYAKEVTKELYGYELDVVYGGGLKEENAESIAAVSTIDGGLVALTKFVQPIGFDPQSLKNIIMAYVK; encoded by the coding sequence ATGAAAAAAATATTTGTTAACTTAAAACGTTTCGAAGTTAGTAAAGAAAAAGGCGGCATTTGCCCAATGGACAATCCAATCGAGTGGACAAAATGGGTAGTTGACGAATCTATCAAACTTAACTTAGGAAACATCGATAACGTATTCGTATGTTATCTGTTGCCAGAAGCAACACTTTATACAGGACTTAGCACTCTTAACGGCTATCCTGAATCAAAAAGAACACGTCTTAACTTAGGATGCCAATCTGTTTACCGCGCAGACATCAAAGCCGGCGGAAACTTCGGTGCATTCACATCTAACCGTCCTGCTCTTGCAATGAAAGAAATAGGCTGCAATTGGACAATGATAGCCCACAGTGAAGAAAGAAGAGATAAACTTCAGATGATCGCTGCTTATGACCCAGCTACAGAGACAGATGCTGCTGCAGCTAAAAAATCCGCTGATGCAGTTGATGCATTACTTAACGCACAGGTTAAGTGTGCAATAGACCGTGGAATGGATGTTCTTTTCTGTATAGGTGAAACAGCCGAGCAAAAAGGCGAAGGCGGATATGACCAGTATGCACCAAGAGTAAAAGCAGTTTTAAGGTCACAGATCGAAAATGCTTTTAAAGGCATAGATAAAGAAAAAGTAAAAGATATCGTTTTAGGATATGAGCCGATCTGGGCTATTGGACCAGGCAAAACTCCTCCAGACAGCGATTACATAGCATTTGTTTCCAAATATGCTAAAGAAGTTACAAAAGAGCTTTATGGATATGAATTAGACGTTGTTTACGGTGGCGGGCTTAAAGAAGAAAATGCAGAGAGCATAGCTGCTGTTAGCACAATAGACGGCGGGTTAGTTGCATTGACAAAATTCGTACAGCCTATCGGATTTGATCCGCAGAGCCTTAAAAATATAATAATGGCATATGTAAAGTAG
- a CDS encoding ABC transporter ATP-binding protein encodes MADNREIKIEVKNLTKYFGSLHVLDDISFNVHKGEFLCVVGPTGCGKTTFLNLLTQLIPPTKGEILVDGVVADPKVHNLTFVFQEPSAYPWLTVQQNLEFGLRIKHTPENIIKERVDRICDLMGLDKFRDAFPHQLSVSTEQRIVIGRSFAIYPDLLLMDEPYGQMDIKMRYYLEDEVLKLWKEFDSTVIFITHNIEEAVYLAERILILTNKPAKVREEVIVDIPRPRDFTTPEFVEIRRYVTDKIKWW; translated from the coding sequence ATGGCAGATAATAGAGAAATTAAAATTGAAGTTAAGAACTTAACTAAATATTTTGGTTCATTACACGTTTTAGATGATATTTCTTTTAACGTTCATAAAGGCGAATTCTTGTGCGTTGTTGGGCCTACCGGATGCGGAAAAACTACATTTTTGAATTTACTTACACAATTAATTCCTCCGACAAAAGGAGAAATATTGGTTGATGGTGTAGTTGCCGATCCTAAAGTCCATAACCTGACATTCGTTTTCCAGGAGCCTTCGGCTTACCCTTGGCTCACAGTTCAGCAGAACCTGGAATTCGGATTAAGGATAAAGCACACGCCCGAAAACATCATAAAAGAAAGAGTCGACAGAATTTGTGATTTAATGGGCCTTGATAAATTCCGTGATGCTTTCCCGCATCAGTTGTCAGTTAGTACAGAACAGCGTATAGTTATAGGACGTTCGTTCGCTATATATCCTGACCTTCTATTAATGGATGAACCTTATGGCCAGATGGACATAAAGATGCGCTATTACTTAGAAGACGAAGTTCTAAAGCTGTGGAAAGAGTTTGATTCTACGGTTATATTTATCACACATAACATCGAAGAAGCTGTTTACTTAGCAGAGAGAATATTAATTCTCACAAATAAACCTGCTAAAGTAAGAGAAGAAGTTATAGTTGATATTCCAAGACCACGTGACTTCACAACTCCTGAGTTTGTTGAAATCAGAAGATATGTTACAGACAAGATTAAATGGTGGTAA
- a CDS encoding ABC transporter ATP-binding protein, whose product MERKTRARISVKNLSKTFFSVKGEPRLVVDNVSFDVYDNEFFVLLGPGQCGKSVIINMMAGLLKQDEGEVTLDGEKVTGPNPKIGMIFQKLGLMPWKTVMENVEIGPQLRGVDKKERREKAQYYINLVGLNGFENHFPHQLSGGMKQRVGIARAYTNDPEILIMDEPFGQLDAQTRYSMQNEVARIWSEERRTVIFITNNIEEAIYLGDRIQLLTTCPAKIKKVYDIDLPRPRDMIDPYFLTMRKEISYNTDLAL is encoded by the coding sequence ATGGAACGTAAAACTAGAGCAAGAATAAGTGTTAAAAACTTATCAAAAACATTTTTCAGCGTAAAAGGCGAACCGCGTCTGGTTGTTGATAACGTATCATTTGACGTTTATGATAATGAATTCTTCGTTCTACTTGGCCCAGGACAGTGCGGAAAGTCCGTCATAATCAATATGATGGCGGGTCTTTTAAAACAGGATGAAGGCGAAGTTACATTAGACGGCGAAAAAGTCACTGGTCCTAACCCTAAAATAGGTATGATATTCCAGAAACTCGGCTTAATGCCTTGGAAAACAGTTATGGAAAACGTTGAAATAGGGCCACAGCTTCGCGGAGTAGATAAAAAAGAAAGACGCGAAAAAGCACAGTACTACATAAACTTAGTTGGATTAAATGGATTTGAAAACCATTTTCCACATCAATTATCCGGTGGTATGAAACAACGTGTTGGTATCGCAAGGGCATATACAAATGACCCGGAAATCCTAATAATGGATGAACCGTTTGGTCAGTTGGACGCACAGACAAGATATAGCATGCAGAACGAAGTTGCACGTATTTGGAGTGAAGAGAGAAGAACAGTTATCTTCATTACAAACAACATCGAAGAAGCAATATACCTTGGGGACAGAATACAATTGCTAACAACATGTCCTGCTAAGATCAAGAAGGTATACGATATTGATCTTCCACGGCCAAGAGATATGATTGACCCATATTTCTTAACCATGAGAAAAGAAATATCTTACAATACCGACTTGGCTCTATAA
- a CDS encoding ABC transporter permease — MAKESKAPVIEGAQDVKKITFRSVFYIVAPFLSIILLVVLWFLASASNGSLVPSPLKVWDRFVELAFTKFSAKVSLFGHIWASLQRVLIALGISVVTGITFGVMVGWSKSFRAIFGTLFELLRPIPPIAWLSLSVMWFGIGEFPKVFIVFIGTFTPLVINSYTGIRLVDPLLLDVGRMFNAKNNQLLMEIAVPSALPAIFAGFRNATSLGWMVVLAAEMIVAKTGLGFLIYRGMDYFDVPQILVGMITIGIVGALLAVITNYLERWICPWNVKLEQE; from the coding sequence ATGGCAAAAGAAAGCAAAGCGCCCGTAATTGAAGGCGCACAAGATGTTAAGAAGATTACATTCAGATCTGTTTTTTATATAGTTGCACCATTCTTATCAATTATATTATTGGTTGTACTATGGTTCTTAGCATCAGCAAGCAATGGAAGCTTAGTACCTTCTCCCCTTAAAGTTTGGGATAGGTTTGTAGAACTCGCATTTACAAAGTTCTCTGCAAAAGTTAGCTTATTCGGACATATTTGGGCAAGTCTTCAGCGTGTTTTAATAGCTCTTGGAATCTCTGTTGTAACCGGTATCACATTTGGTGTTATGGTCGGATGGAGCAAATCATTTAGAGCTATATTTGGAACATTATTTGAATTACTTCGTCCAATACCGCCAATTGCATGGTTATCATTATCAGTTATGTGGTTTGGTATCGGTGAATTCCCGAAAGTATTCATAGTTTTCATCGGAACATTTACACCGTTAGTTATCAACTCTTATACTGGTATAAGACTTGTAGATCCACTGTTATTGGATGTAGGACGTATGTTTAATGCGAAAAATAACCAGTTGCTGATGGAAATTGCGGTTCCATCTGCATTACCGGCGATATTCGCTGGATTCAGAAACGCCACATCTCTTGGATGGATGGTTGTTTTAGCCGCAGAAATGATAGTTGCAAAAACTGGCCTTGGATTCTTAATCTATCGCGGAATGGACTACTTTGATGTTCCGCAGATACTAGTTGGTATGATCACGATTGGTATCGTAGGTGCATTGCTTGCAGTTATCACAAACTATTTAGAAAGGTGGATCTGTCCATGGAACGTAAAACTAGAGCAAGAATAA
- a CDS encoding ABC transporter permease: MVSLEEAVTGLLAAVLIGTPLGLLMGWYKGFDRFVSPIFELVRPIPPIAWIPLMIVWVGIGLTARAIIIFAAAFVPCVINSYTGIKSTSRVHINVAKTFGASNFQMFRKVGVPSSMPMAFAGMRVALSSAWATLVAAELLASNAGLGYMITMGRQLVRTDLIVLGMFIIGVLGFIFTAVFGKIENIVVKWRTV, from the coding sequence TTGGTTAGTTTGGAGGAAGCTGTAACTGGATTATTAGCTGCTGTACTTATAGGAACTCCACTTGGACTGCTTATGGGTTGGTACAAAGGTTTTGACAGATTTGTAAGCCCTATATTTGAACTCGTAAGACCTATACCGCCAATTGCATGGATACCTTTAATGATAGTTTGGGTAGGTATTGGACTTACAGCTAGAGCTATAATCATATTTGCCGCTGCTTTCGTTCCGTGTGTAATTAACTCTTATACTGGAATAAAGAGTACGTCTAGAGTTCATATCAATGTTGCAAAAACATTTGGCGCAAGCAATTTCCAGATGTTTAGAAAGGTGGGTGTACCATCTTCAATGCCTATGGCATTTGCGGGAATGCGCGTTGCACTAAGCTCTGCTTGGGCAACACTGGTAGCTGCTGAGTTGCTGGCATCCAATGCTGGCCTTGGTTATATGATAACGATGGGCAGACAGCTCGTTCGTACCGACTTAATAGTACTTGGTATGTTTATCATAGGTGTTCTCGGTTTCATATTCACGGCAGTGTTTGGCAAGATTGAAAATATTGTAGTGAAATGGAGGACAGTATAA
- a CDS encoding transketolase C-terminal domain-containing protein yields MKIILAKENVADDKQVRAGYAEVMTSYFDKGAPVMHLDADLMMASGMRPYWEKYPKNIIECGICEANMVGVACGLSAEGKIPFCHSFSVFIARRANDQIYMSGAYAFQNVKLLATDPGATAALNGGTHAGDEDIACIRAFPGITIIDVVDRAMMKSVVKLAVETYGMFYIRTPRMIERKVYEDGSEFEIGKAVKIRDGKDVTIIASGICVVEAIDAAKALEEEGISARVIDIFSIKPIDKDTVIAAAKETGAIVTAENHNVIGGLGSAVAEVLGEDCPTLLKRVGIKDRFGEVGKPDYLKEAYQITSKYIVEAAKEVVAKKK; encoded by the coding sequence ATGAAAATAATATTAGCAAAAGAAAATGTAGCTGATGATAAACAGGTAAGAGCTGGTTATGCTGAAGTAATGACAAGTTATTTTGACAAAGGTGCACCTGTTATGCATTTAGATGCAGACTTAATGATGGCATCTGGCATGCGTCCATATTGGGAAAAGTATCCTAAAAATATAATTGAATGCGGTATCTGCGAAGCTAACATGGTTGGTGTAGCTTGCGGATTATCAGCAGAAGGCAAAATTCCTTTCTGCCATTCATTCAGCGTATTTATAGCACGTAGGGCTAATGACCAGATATATATGTCGGGTGCTTATGCATTCCAGAATGTAAAACTTTTAGCAACAGACCCTGGCGCAACCGCAGCATTAAACGGAGGCACACACGCTGGTGATGAAGATATAGCTTGTATCCGTGCTTTCCCTGGAATTACAATTATAGATGTTGTTGACCGCGCAATGATGAAGAGCGTTGTTAAATTAGCCGTTGAAACATATGGAATGTTCTATATCCGTACACCAAGAATGATCGAGAGAAAAGTATATGAAGACGGCAGTGAATTCGAAATCGGAAAAGCTGTTAAAATCCGCGATGGCAAAGATGTTACAATCATTGCATCAGGCATTTGTGTTGTTGAAGCAATCGATGCTGCTAAAGCTTTAGAAGAAGAGGGAATCTCTGCTAGAGTAATAGACATTTTCTCAATTAAACCAATAGATAAAGATACTGTTATTGCTGCCGCAAAAGAAACAGGAGCAATAGTTACCGCTGAAAACCACAACGTTATCGGTGGCCTTGGAAGCGCTGTTGCCGAAGTATTGGGAGAAGATTGCCCGACTTTATTGAAGAGAGTCGGCATCAAAGATAGATTCGGTGAAGTTGGTAAACCTGATTACTTAAAAGAAGCTTATCAGATTACATCCAAGTACATTGTAGAAGCAGCTAAAGAAGTTGTGGCTAAGAAAAAATAA
- a CDS encoding transketolase — translation MLSQEKIKELKKFAIEIRRQTIYQIAFLGVGHIGGTMSICELMACLYGHILNVDPKNPKMKNRDRFVMSKGHAGPSMYSALALKGFFPVKELETLNKPGTRLPSHTDMSKTPGVDMTTGSLGQGTSSSAGIALSGKLNGEDHYVYCLIGDGEMQEGQCWEAFAFASQQKLDNYIVFLDKNVKQLDGTTDQCLSLGNVSERMEAFGWNALEVDGHDVAAICDAVDKAKSFKGSGKPTFITLNTIKGKDCPAALRAPVNHNMPLSMDDYKEAGELLDKQLAELA, via the coding sequence ATGTTATCACAAGAAAAAATCAAAGAATTAAAAAAGTTTGCAATTGAAATTAGACGCCAAACTATTTACCAAATTGCTTTTTTGGGCGTAGGACATATAGGCGGAACCATGTCAATATGCGAGCTTATGGCTTGTTTGTATGGGCATATTTTAAATGTTGATCCTAAAAATCCTAAAATGAAGAACCGCGATCGTTTTGTTATGTCTAAAGGCCATGCAGGTCCATCTATGTATTCTGCATTAGCACTTAAAGGCTTTTTCCCAGTAAAGGAATTAGAAACGTTGAATAAGCCGGGAACAAGGCTTCCAAGCCATACAGACATGTCAAAAACACCTGGCGTAGATATGACAACAGGTTCACTTGGACAGGGAACATCTAGCTCTGCAGGTATTGCTCTTTCTGGCAAACTTAATGGAGAAGACCATTATGTATACTGCTTGATCGGAGACGGTGAAATGCAGGAAGGCCAGTGCTGGGAAGCTTTCGCTTTTGCGTCACAGCAGAAATTAGATAATTACATTGTATTTTTGGACAAGAACGTAAAACAGCTTGATGGAACGACAGATCAATGCTTAAGCCTTGGTAATGTAAGTGAAAGAATGGAAGCTTTCGGATGGAACGCACTGGAAGTAGACGGCCATGATGTTGCTGCAATCTGCGACGCAGTTGATAAAGCAAAATCATTTAAAGGGTCAGGCAAACCGACATTTATTACATTAAATACTATAAAAGGTAAAGATTGCCCAGCTGCTTTGAGAGCTCCAGTAAACCATAATATGCCACTTAGCATGGATGATTACAAAGAAGCTGGTGAGTTGTTAGATAAACAGCTTGCCGAATTAGCGTAA
- the pdaA gene encoding delta-lactam-biosynthetic de-N-acetylase has product MIIMLIGFLPSIGDVSSVTAAANVDNWGLSFGESGTQPTGNATKEFLSQYDAYYVGDENDKTIYLTFDAGYENGNTDKILDTLKEKNVKAAFFLVGNYIERNPDLVCRMVEEGHIVGNHTYSHPDMSKISSIETFTEEMTKLEELFTEVTGKTLSKYYRPPQGKFSELNLQYAKKLGYKTIFWSLAYVDWYQDDQPTKEDALSKLIPRCHPGAIILLHSTSSTNASILGDLIDEYQKAGYTFKTLDDLTQ; this is encoded by the coding sequence ATGATAATTATGTTAATTGGATTTTTACCAAGTATAGGCGATGTTTCGAGCGTTACGGCAGCAGCAAATGTCGATAATTGGGGGCTTAGTTTTGGCGAAAGCGGCACTCAGCCGACGGGAAACGCAACTAAAGAATTTCTATCACAATACGACGCTTATTATGTCGGTGATGAAAACGATAAAACGATATATCTAACTTTTGACGCAGGTTACGAAAACGGCAACACGGACAAAATACTTGATACTTTAAAAGAAAAAAACGTAAAGGCAGCTTTTTTCTTAGTAGGAAATTACATAGAAAGGAACCCAGATCTTGTATGTCGCATGGTAGAGGAAGGGCATATAGTCGGCAACCATACCTATAGCCATCCAGATATGTCAAAAATTTCTAGCATAGAAACATTTACTGAAGAAATGACTAAATTAGAAGAATTGTTCACGGAAGTAACAGGAAAAACTTTATCCAAATATTATCGTCCGCCGCAGGGTAAATTCAGCGAACTAAACTTACAGTATGCTAAAAAGCTCGGATATAAAACGATATTTTGGAGCCTGGCTTATGTTGATTGGTATCAGGATGACCAGCCGACAAAGGAAGATGCACTGAGCAAGCTCATACCCCGCTGCCATCCAGGAGCTATTATACTGCTTCACAGTACATCTTCAACCAATGCAAGTATACTGGGTGATTTAATAGATGAATATCAAAAAGCCGGGTATACATTTAAAACTTTAGATGACTTAACACAGTAG